The Synechococcus sp. M16.1 genome includes the window GGCCGCCGGGATGATCACCCAGGCCGCCCAACCACCCATGGCGGCGGTGTAGAGCTTGATCAGCTTCTGGGCGAAGGACACGCCACTGCCGGCCAGCATTCCGTCTCCGCTGCCGTACATCGTGTAGGCGCCCAGGATCACAAAGAACATGGCCGTCACGACGGTGACGCCATAGCCGAGGTTGAAATCGAACTCGGCCTCCTTCGGCGTCGCGGTGTGCTCGGTGTCGCGCGCCCGGGAGAACATCCACAACGATGGCCACACGCACATCTCCACCGGTCCGGGCATCCAGCCCATCAGGGGAATCAGGAAGGCCAGGTTGGCCAGGGTCCAGGGGCTGGGATCCGTGCTGACCCAACTGGCCGCCACATCCCCGACGGGGCCGCGGATCAGCAGCGATGCAGCCGCAATCCCCGTGAGCAGGGTGAGCAGCACCACCAACAACTTGGAGAGACGGTCGAGCGCCCGGTAATGCCCCAGCAGCAGCACCAGGCCACTTACCGCCAGCACGGCGATGGACAGTCCGTAGGGGTCCAACCCCGCCAGCAGAGGGATGTTGGTGAGCAGCAGCCCCGCCACAAAACTCACCGCCGCGATGGTGAAGGTGCCGGTGACCAGGCTCACCACCAGGTACAGCGGCAGGTAGAGGGGATTGCGTTTCTGGAAACCCTCCAGCAGCGACAGTCCGGTGGCCGCTGTGAAGCGGGTACCCACGCGCAGGAACGGGTACTTGATCAGATTGGTGAGCAGGATCAGGCCCACCAGCGCAAAGCCAAATCGGGCACCCGCCGTGGTGGACGACATCAAGTGGGATCCACCGATGCAGGCACCGGCCAAAAGGATCCCGGGTCCAATGCTGCGTCGCAGCGTCGATGACGCCATCACAAGGTTGCGGTTGCTACCAGTCTCCGCCGCCTTGCCCCGCTGAATCTCCGTAGAGTCGACTTCCGTCACGGTCGGTTTCATGGTCGTTGCTCCCGCTGCTCCGAAGCTGTCGCTGCAGTGCGAGGCCATCGCCGCCGACACCACCACGATCCGCTCCCTCGACTGGGACCGCAGCCGCTTCGACATTGAATTCGGCCTGCGCAACGGCACCACCTACAACGCCTTCCTGGTGCGGGGGGAACGCACCGCCCTGATCGACACCAGCCACGCCAAGTTCCGCGACACCTGGATCCCCCTGCTCAAGCAGCAGATCGATCCAACTGCGATCGATGTGTTGATCGTGAGCCACACCGAACCCGACCACTCCGGATTGATCGGTGACCTGATCGATCTCAATCCTGAGATCGAAATCGTGGGATCGAAGGTGGCCCTGCAGTTCCTCAAGGACCAGGTGCACAGGCCGTTCAAATCCCGTGCGGTGAAGTCGGGCGAGGAATTGGATCTCGGCACCAACCCCGAGAGCGGCATCCAGCACCGCTTCGAATTCCTCAGTGCTCCGAACCTGCACTGGCCGGACACGATCTTTTCCTTCGATCACGGCACCGGCATCCTTTACACCTGCGATGCCTTTGGTCTGCATTACTGCTCTGACGACGTCTTCGACGCCGACCCCGGCGCCATCGCCCCTGATTTCCGCTTCTACTACGACTGCCTGATGGGCCCGAATGCCCGCAGCGTGCTGCAGGCCCTCAAGCGCATGGATGGCCTGCCGAAGATCAACACCATCGCGGTGGGCCACGGGCCGCTGTTGCGGCATCACCTCAGCCACTGGATCAGCGACTACCGCGAGTGGAGCGGCCAGCGCAGCAAAGGCGAGAGCTATGCCGCCGTTTGTTATCTGAGCCAGTACGGCTTCTCCGATCGGATCAGCCAGGCCATTGCCCACGGCATCGGCAAGGCAGATGCCCCGGTGCAGCTGGTGGACCTGCGGGCCACCGACCCCCAGGAACTCACCGCCCTGGTGGGCGATGCCAAGGCTGTTGTGGTGCCGACCTGGCCCGCGGAACCGGAACCGGATCTCCAGGCCTCGATCGGAACCCTGCTGGCGGCCCTGCATCCCAAACAACTGGTGGGGGTGTACGACGCCTTCGGCGGCAACGATGAACCGATCGACGCCGTCGCCGATCAACTGCGCAGCCAGGGGCAGAAGCAAGCCTTCAGCCCATTGCGGATCAAACAGCTGCCCCAGGGCAGCGACTACCAACGCTGTGAGGAGTCGGGCACCGACCTCGGCCAGCTGCTGACCAAAGAAAAGACAATCGCGGCGATGAAAAGCCTCGATGGCGACCTCGACAAGGCCCTGGGTCGCATCAGCGGTGGCCTTTATGTGGTGACCGCCAGCCAGGGGGAGGGCGAATCGCAACGCCGCAGCGCCATGGTGGCCAGCTGGGTGAGCCAGGCCAGCTTCACCCCACCGGGCCTCACCATCGCCGTCGCCAAAGACCGTGCGATCGAAGCCCTGATGCAGGTGGGCGACCGCTTCGTGCTGAACGTTCTACGGCAGGACAATCATCAACAACTGATGCGCCATTTCCTCAAGCGCTTCCCCCCCGGTGCCGATCGTTTCGCTGGGGTGAACGTGCTGGAGGGAACCGCTGATGGCGGCCCGGTGCTCGCCGATGCCCTGGCCTTTCTGGGCTGCCGAGTGGAGCAACGGATGGAGGGCCCCGATCACTGGATCATCTATGCCGTGGTGGAGCAGGGCAATGTGGCCGATGCCGAGGCCAGCACGGCGGTGCACCACCGCAAAGTGGGGAACCACTACTGATGAGCGTGACCAGCACCGCAACCTCGCGTCGCACGATCCAGCTGCCGATCGACGATGGGGTCGTTGGTCTGCGCGGTCTGAGCCCTCAACGGCACCGCTTTGAACTGGAATACGCCCTGGAGCGGGGCAGTACCGCCAACAGTGTTTTGTTCGAGGCCGGTGATGGCGCCCCTGCTGTGCTGGTCCATCCCCCGGGGGTGGCCTACAGCGCGGCCTTTCTACCGGTGCTTGCCGAAGCCCTGCCCAGCAGCGACGCACCGTTGCTGGTGGTGGTGGGCCACGTCAACCCCAACCGCGTTGCCCTGCTGCGGGATCTGGCGGAGGCCTACGCCGGCCTTGAACTGATCGTCTCCAACCCCGGCGCCAAGCTGATCGAAGAGCTGTGGAGCCAGCGCAAGCCGGCCCCTCCCGGTGAGACGAGCGAGCAACCACCACTGCCCGATCTGCCGCCCCTACGGGTGATCCGCCAGGAGCAAACACTTCCGCTCAGCCATCAGCGCAGCTTGATGCTGCTGCCGGCCCCAACCCCCCGCTGGCCCGGCGGATTGCTGGCCTTCGAGGAAAGCCTGGGCCTGCTGATGAGCGACAAGTTCTTCAGTGCCCACCTCTGCACGGACAGCTGGTCCGAAAGCAACCGCAGCAGCACCGAAGAAGAACGCCGGCACTTCTACGACTGCCTGATGGCCCCCATGGCCCGTCAGGTGGATGCCCTGGTGGAACGACTCGAAGAACTCGACATCCGCACGATCGCGCCGGGCCATGGCCCGGCCATCGAAGCCAGTTGGCGCAGCCTGCTGAATGACTACCGCCGCTGGGGCGAAGGCCAGCAGAACGCCAGCCTGACGGTGGCTTTGCTGTTTGCCAGCGCCTACGGGAACACCGCAGCCATTGCCGATGCCCTGGCCCGCGGGGTCAGCCGCACCGGCATCCGGGTGAGCAGTTTGAACTGCGAATTCACCCCCGCCGATGAACTGGTGAGCACGATCCAGCAGGCCGACGCCGTGTTGATCGGCTCACCCACCCTGGGGGGCCATGCCCCCACACCGATCGTCTCGGCCCTGGGAACCCTGTTGGCGGAGGGGGATCGCAGCAAGCCCGTGGGGGTGTTCGGCAGCTTCGGCTGGAGCGGCGAGGCGGTGGACCTGCTGGAAACGAAGCTGCGGGATGGCGGCTTCAGCTTTGGTTTCGAGCCGATCCGGGTGAAGTTCAGTCCGGATGCCGCCCGGGTGAAGGAGCTGGAGGAAACCGGCACCCGTTTCGCCCGCCAGCTGCTGCAGAGCCAGAAACGGGCGCAACGTCGCAGTGCAGGGGGCTTGAGCGAAAGCCGCAGCGATCCAGCGGTGCTGGCCCTGGGCCGTGTGATCGGCTCCCTCTGCGTGCTCACCACCCGCAAAGCGGAGCTGAGCGGCGCCATGGTGGCCAGCTGGGTGAGCCAGGCCAGCTTCAGTCCTCCCGGCATCACCGTGGCCGTGGCCAAAGACCGCGCCGTGGAAGCGCTGCTGCACAAGGGCGATCGCTTCGCCTTGAACGTGCTGGCCGAAGGCCGCGAAACCGCCCTGATGAAGCAGTTCCTGCAACCGTTCGAACCCGGTACCGATCGCTTTGCAGGCCTCGAGCTGGACACCAGCCCCGCCGAACAGCCCTTACTGCCGGATGCTCTGGCCTGGCTGGACGGCAAGGTGAGTCAGCGGATGGAATGCGGCGACCACTGGCTGATCTATGCCGAAGTGGATCGCGGCGGGGTGCTGGATGCGGAGGGCAGCACCGCGGTGCACCAACGCCGCAGCGGCGCCAACTACTGAGCCGGCAGCCTGATCCGGCCAACCGAACTTCCTGCTAACTCATACTCACTATGAGTTAGAGCTAGGCTGATGGAACGATCCCCGGGGCCATCGATGGACCTTTCCAAGCCTTCCACCCACGCCAATCTCGAGGCCGCTTTCGGTGGCGAGAGCATGGCCAACCGCAAATACCTGTTCTTTTCAGAGGTGGCCAAACAGCTGGGCCACAAGGACCTGGCCAAGTTGTTTCGTGACACCGCAGCGCAGGAAACGGAACACGCCTTCGCCCACTTCCGCCTGCTGCACCCTGAGTTTGTGGTGAACGATCCCGAGCAGCTCAGCGACGAGGAGAAGCAGGCCATCCTGAGCCGCTGCCTGGAGCTGGCGATTGAAGGCGAAACCTACGAGTACACAACGATGTATCCGGAGTTCGCCGCCCAGGCCCGGCAGGACCGGGACAGCGGAGCCGCAGCGGAATTCGCCGAGCAAAGCAGCGAATCCAAGGAGCATGCGGGCCTATTCCGCTCCGCCGCCAAGAACTTCGGCCTGCTGACCCCGATCGAGCAGCATCACGCCGAAACCTATGGCGTTGCCCTCGAGGCCCTGCAAGGCAAGGGCACCGCAGGCCAGGCCGATCAACCGATCCCGGGCAAGTGGATCTGCAAGGTGTGCTCGATGATCTACGACCCCGCCGAGGGGGATCCTGATTCCGGCATCACCCCAGGCACGCCGTTTGAGGCGATTCCCGACGATTGGCACTGCCCGATCTGCGGCGCCCGCAAAGCCAGCTTTGTTCCTTACCGCGAAGCCGAATTGAAAACGGCCTGACGCCCTTGCACGATTCCATCAAGAGCCTTCGTCTCCATGCCCTCCGACCTCATCGTTCTGACGGCGAGCAATGGCGAAAACCGGAAGCTGGCGGAACGCTTCGTGCAGGCCGCCGCAGCTCAGAACGCCAGCGCCGAACTGATCGATCTCACGCAGCTCAACCTGCCCCTGTTCACGCCACGGGTCCAAGCAGCAGGGGCCGGCCCTGACCTTGTCGCCCTGCACGACCAGCTGCATGCAACCCCACGCTGGGTGATCTGCGCCCCGGAATACAACGGCTCGATTCCGCCGTCGCTCACCAATGCCATTGCCTGGCTCTCCGTAACCGACGACGACTTCCGATCCCTGTTCAACGGGCGGCCAATCGCCATGGCCACCTTCTCCGGCGGTGGCGGCATGGAACTGCTGGTGTCGCTGCGCATCCAGCTCACCCACCTCGGGGCCCAGGTGGTGGGGCGTCAGCTGCTGAGCAACCACGCCAAACCCGCCCAGGACGACAGCATCAACGACCTGGTGCAGCGGCTTCTGCAGATGCAACCTCTCCAACTCTGAACACCTCGATGTCCCGGATGGCCACGCCAACAGGCCAACACGCCACCACCTCAACCGTGATCCTGCGACCCGCAGACCAGCGCTTCCACAGCCAGCTGGACTGGCTCGATTCCTGGCACAGCTTCAGCTTCGGCAGCCATCAGGATCCGAACTGGATGGGCTTCGGCCCCTTGCGGGTGATCAACGACGACACCATTGCTGCAGGCCAGGGGTTCGGCATGCACCCCCACCGGGACATGGAAATCATCACGGTGATGGTGGAGGGGGCCCTGAGCCATGCCGACTCGATGGGCAACAGCGCGGTGCTGCATGCCGGCGAGGTGCAACGGATGAGTGCCGGCAGCGGCATCGTTCACAGCGAAATCAACCAGACCGGCGCGCCCTGCAGGCTGCTGCAGATCTGGATTGAGCCTGCACAGCTGGGCATCCAGCCCGCCTACGAGCAGAAACCCTTCGCCATCGGCGAGGGCTGGACGCCCCTGATTGAGCCCGACGCCACCGGAGATGCGATGGCCATCGAACGTCCCGTGCGCCTCTGGCGTGCACAACCGCAACGCCAACAGCAGTTGCCATTGCCCGCCGCCAAGGAGCGATGGCTCTGGCTTCAGATGATTGATGGGGAGCTGACGCTCAACCGTGAAGGCTCCCCCACGCAGGCGCTGCGGCGGGGCGATGGGCTGGGCCTGATCCAAGACGCAGCAACACAAGGCGAGCTGATCGGCCTCAGTGAACGCGCCGACGTGCTGCTGTTTGCCCTGGCGTGAAGCAATCCGGAAAAGATCTGGTGCAAGTGCGTGACACCAGATCTTGTGCCCTGAAATGACGAAGTCACTTCCAAACAATCCCTAGAGCGATGGGATTCATGAACGGTCAGGAGGCCTCGGTTCGGTACCGCGGCTTTCTTTTGATGCCTCAAACCAACCGGAGCTGGCTGGTGAGGCCGGAACGCAGCCCGATGCGATTGCTGCCCTTCCGCACACCAACCTGCTCATTGGCCGACGTCAAAGCCCTGCTGGACTGGCGTCTGGCCCAGGAAGAATCGGAAATCGGCGTGGCCTGAACTCAGGCCGCCGCCGGCGGTGGAGTGGGATCGCCCACCGGTTGAAAAGGAATCACCAGGGTGGCCCAGTGATCGGGCCGCTCGGGGCGGCTGCGACGAGAACGGCGCGTGCCAAAGGGAACCCGAATCACATTGGTTCCTTCAATTGACAAGGTATGGCCGCGATTGAAGGCCGATTCCAGACCCTCAGGAAGTTGAGGAAGGGCAGGCCCTTCAACGCTGCTGAGCGCAGATTTCTTGTTGTTGTCCCGATCCATGGTGTCCCCCGACAGACGAATCAGTTGTCGAACAGTTTGACCGAACTCGCAAGGGCGATGAACGGAATCAAACCAATTTTTCCACTTTCAGTGAAAATTTACATGCTCTGAACCCCTTGCACCAGGGCTTCAAGCCGCCACAGCCACCGCTTCCACCGACGGACAGGTGCACACCAGGTTGCGATCACCAAAGGCGTTATCAATCCGTGCCACCGCGGGCCAGACCTTGTTCGCCTGCTGGCCCTCCATCGGGAAGGCGGCCTGCTGACGGCTGTAGGGACGATCCCAGTCATCCGCTGTGACGGCAGCGAGGGTGTGCGGAGCCCGCTTGAGCGGGTTGTTCCGAGGGTCGCTGCTGCCGGCTTCAATGGCGCGAATCTCCTGGCGGATCGCCACCAGGGCATCGGCGAAACGATCCAACTCCGCCAGGCTTTCGCTTTCGGTGGGCTCCACCATCACCGTGCCGGCCACCGGCCAGCTGACGGTGGGCGCATGGAAGCCGTAGTCCATCAAACGCTTGGCGATGTCATCCACATCGATCCCCGCATCCCGCTTGAGCGGGCGCAGGTCAAGGATGCATTCATGGGCCACCCGGCCGGTGCTGCCGCGAAACAGCACGGGGTACGAGGCGTCGAGCCGATGGGCCAGGTAGTTGGCCGACAACAGCGCCACAGCACTGGCCTGCCTTAGGGCCTCCGCCCCCATCATCCGCAGGTACATCCAGCTGATCGGCAAGATGCTGGCGCTGCCGAGCGCAGCTGCGGATACCGGACCGATGGCCGATGCGGCGCCGGCCTGCAAAGGGTGCCCCGGCAGGTAGGGCGCCAGATGCGCCGCAACACCAATGGGCCCCACGCCTGGGCCACCGCCCCCATGGGGGATGCAGAAGGTCTTGTGCAAGTTGAGGTGACAGACATCGGCACCGAAAGCACCGGGACGGCACAGCCCCACCTGGGCATTGAGGTTGGCCCCATCGAGGTACACCTGCCCGCCGTTCCGATGCACCACCGAGCAGATCTCACGGATACCGGTTTCAAACACGCCGTGGGTGGAGGGGTAGGTGACCATCAGCGCCGCCAGCCGGTCCGCGTGCTCGGCCGCCTTCGCCGCCAGATCCTGCTGATCGATGTTGCCCTCGTCATCACAGGCGACGGCCACCACCTTGAGGCCGGCCATCACGGCACTGGCTGGATTGGTGCCGTGGGCGCTGGTGGGGATCAGACAGATGTCGCGATGGGCTTCACCGCGGGAGCGGTGCCAGGCGCGGATCACCAGCAGCCCGGCGTATTCCCCCTGGGAACCGGCATTGGGCTGCAACGACACGGCGGCGAAGCCCGTCAGGGCGGCCAGCCATTGCTCCAAATCGTCGGCAAGACGGCGATAGCCCTGGGCCTGATCGGCTGGGGCAAAGGGATGCAAGGCCGCAAACGCAGGCCAGCTCACCGGCTGCAGCTCAGCGGCGGCGTTGAGCTTCATGGTGCAGCTGCCCAACGGGATCATCCCGTGCACCAGCGAGAGATCACGACTCACCAACCGCTGGATGTAGCGCAACAGCTCTGATTCGCTGCGGTACTGATGAAAAACCGGCTGGCTTAGCCAGGGCTGGCTGCGCTGCGGCAGGGAAAGGGACGGGGGCTGCTCAGCCTCGAGCTGCGGGGTGGCCTGACCGCAGGCCTCCGCCAGCAGAGCGAGCAGGGCTTGCAGCTCCTGTTGGTCCGAGAGCTCATCGAGGCTGATACCGAATCCGGTGGCGTCCGCCGGCGCTGCACCATCAGGCAGCACCCGCAGATTGAAACCAGCAACGGCGGCAGCGCGGTGCACAGCCGGTGCCGACGCACAGTGCACGGTGACGGTGTCGAAGCGGTCAGCCAGCTCCAGCGGATAACCAAGGACCCGCAGGCCCTGCTCCAACTGGCTGCGCAGGCCAGCGATGCGCTGGGCGATGGCCTGCAGACCATCAGGGCCATGGAGCACCGCATAAAACGAGGCCATCACGGCCAGCAGCACCTGGGCCGTGCAGATGTTGCTGGTGGCCTTGTCGCGACGGATGTGCTGCTCACGGGTTTGCAGCGCCAAGCGCAGGGCCGAACGGCCTTCCGCATCCTTGGACTGCCCCACAAGACGGCCCGGGATCTGGCGCTTGTAGGCCTCAACGGTGGAGAAGAAGGCGGCGTGAGGACCACCAAATCCCATCGGCACCCCCAGGCGTTGGGCGCTGCCCACGGCAATGTCGGCCCCGAGGGATCCCACGGGCGCCATCAGGGTCTGCGCCAGGGGGTCGATCGCCACGGTGACCAAGGCACCGGCGGCATGGGCCGCTTCGATCACGGCGGTTGGATCCCAGAGGCATCCATCAGCGCCGGGCAACTGCAGCAGAACACCAAACACCGAGGCATCGATAGGCGCTGTGGCCGGGTCGATTCGCTCAAGGCTGATGCCGAGGGGTTCGGCGC containing:
- a CDS encoding diflavin flavoprotein, giving the protein MSVTSTATSRRTIQLPIDDGVVGLRGLSPQRHRFELEYALERGSTANSVLFEAGDGAPAVLVHPPGVAYSAAFLPVLAEALPSSDAPLLVVVGHVNPNRVALLRDLAEAYAGLELIVSNPGAKLIEELWSQRKPAPPGETSEQPPLPDLPPLRVIRQEQTLPLSHQRSLMLLPAPTPRWPGGLLAFEESLGLLMSDKFFSAHLCTDSWSESNRSSTEEERRHFYDCLMAPMARQVDALVERLEELDIRTIAPGHGPAIEASWRSLLNDYRRWGEGQQNASLTVALLFASAYGNTAAIADALARGVSRTGIRVSSLNCEFTPADELVSTIQQADAVLIGSPTLGGHAPTPIVSALGTLLAEGDRSKPVGVFGSFGWSGEAVDLLETKLRDGGFSFGFEPIRVKFSPDAARVKELEETGTRFARQLLQSQKRAQRRSAGGLSESRSDPAVLALGRVIGSLCVLTTRKAELSGAMVASWVSQASFSPPGITVAVAKDRAVEALLHKGDRFALNVLAEGRETALMKQFLQPFEPGTDRFAGLELDTSPAEQPLLPDALAWLDGKVSQRMECGDHWLIYAEVDRGGVLDAEGSTAVHQRRSGANY
- a CDS encoding NADPH-dependent FMN reductase, which produces MPSDLIVLTASNGENRKLAERFVQAAAAQNASAELIDLTQLNLPLFTPRVQAAGAGPDLVALHDQLHATPRWVICAPEYNGSIPPSLTNAIAWLSVTDDDFRSLFNGRPIAMATFSGGGGMELLVSLRIQLTHLGAQVVGRQLLSNHAKPAQDDSINDLVQRLLQMQPLQL
- the gcvP gene encoding aminomethyl-transferring glycine dehydrogenase; this translates as MTSPFAQRHIGPSEAEQLRMLNALGYSDLQEFIADVVPADILDPKPPVEALPEGCGEAEALQQLKQLSETNTLRRSLIGLGYYGTATPALIQRHVFENPAWYTAYTPYQAEIAQGRLEALLNFQTLISELTGLPIANASLLDEATAAAEAMSLSFGVCRRPEATRFLVDANVLPQTWAVLQTRAEPLGISLERIDPATAPIDASVFGVLLQLPGADGCLWDPTAVIEAAHAAGALVTVAIDPLAQTLMAPVGSLGADIAVGSAQRLGVPMGFGGPHAAFFSTVEAYKRQIPGRLVGQSKDAEGRSALRLALQTREQHIRRDKATSNICTAQVLLAVMASFYAVLHGPDGLQAIAQRIAGLRSQLEQGLRVLGYPLELADRFDTVTVHCASAPAVHRAAAVAGFNLRVLPDGAAPADATGFGISLDELSDQQELQALLALLAEACGQATPQLEAEQPPSLSLPQRSQPWLSQPVFHQYRSESELLRYIQRLVSRDLSLVHGMIPLGSCTMKLNAAAELQPVSWPAFAALHPFAPADQAQGYRRLADDLEQWLAALTGFAAVSLQPNAGSQGEYAGLLVIRAWHRSRGEAHRDICLIPTSAHGTNPASAVMAGLKVVAVACDDEGNIDQQDLAAKAAEHADRLAALMVTYPSTHGVFETGIREICSVVHRNGGQVYLDGANLNAQVGLCRPGAFGADVCHLNLHKTFCIPHGGGGPGVGPIGVAAHLAPYLPGHPLQAGAASAIGPVSAAALGSASILPISWMYLRMMGAEALRQASAVALLSANYLAHRLDASYPVLFRGSTGRVAHECILDLRPLKRDAGIDVDDIAKRLMDYGFHAPTVSWPVAGTVMVEPTESESLAELDRFADALVAIRQEIRAIEAGSSDPRNNPLKRAPHTLAAVTADDWDRPYSRQQAAFPMEGQQANKVWPAVARIDNAFGDRNLVCTCPSVEAVAVAA
- a CDS encoding rubrerythrin family protein codes for the protein MDLSKPSTHANLEAAFGGESMANRKYLFFSEVAKQLGHKDLAKLFRDTAAQETEHAFAHFRLLHPEFVVNDPEQLSDEEKQAILSRCLELAIEGETYEYTTMYPEFAAQARQDRDSGAAAEFAEQSSESKEHAGLFRSAAKNFGLLTPIEQHHAETYGVALEALQGKGTAGQADQPIPGKWICKVCSMIYDPAEGDPDSGITPGTPFEAIPDDWHCPICGARKASFVPYREAELKTA
- a CDS encoding diflavin flavoprotein translates to MVVAPAAPKLSLQCEAIAADTTTIRSLDWDRSRFDIEFGLRNGTTYNAFLVRGERTALIDTSHAKFRDTWIPLLKQQIDPTAIDVLIVSHTEPDHSGLIGDLIDLNPEIEIVGSKVALQFLKDQVHRPFKSRAVKSGEELDLGTNPESGIQHRFEFLSAPNLHWPDTIFSFDHGTGILYTCDAFGLHYCSDDVFDADPGAIAPDFRFYYDCLMGPNARSVLQALKRMDGLPKINTIAVGHGPLLRHHLSHWISDYREWSGQRSKGESYAAVCYLSQYGFSDRISQAIAHGIGKADAPVQLVDLRATDPQELTALVGDAKAVVVPTWPAEPEPDLQASIGTLLAALHPKQLVGVYDAFGGNDEPIDAVADQLRSQGQKQAFSPLRIKQLPQGSDYQRCEESGTDLGQLLTKEKTIAAMKSLDGDLDKALGRISGGLYVVTASQGEGESQRRSAMVASWVSQASFTPPGLTIAVAKDRAIEALMQVGDRFVLNVLRQDNHQQLMRHFLKRFPPGADRFAGVNVLEGTADGGPVLADALAFLGCRVEQRMEGPDHWIIYAVVEQGNVADAEASTAVHHRKVGNHY
- a CDS encoding pirin-like bicupin family protein; amino-acid sequence: MSRMATPTGQHATTSTVILRPADQRFHSQLDWLDSWHSFSFGSHQDPNWMGFGPLRVINDDTIAAGQGFGMHPHRDMEIITVMVEGALSHADSMGNSAVLHAGEVQRMSAGSGIVHSEINQTGAPCRLLQIWIEPAQLGIQPAYEQKPFAIGEGWTPLIEPDATGDAMAIERPVRLWRAQPQRQQQLPLPAAKERWLWLQMIDGELTLNREGSPTQALRRGDGLGLIQDAATQGELIGLSERADVLLFALA